In Amia ocellicauda isolate fAmiCal2 chromosome 7, fAmiCal2.hap1, whole genome shotgun sequence, the genomic window ATCAACATTTGCTCTATTTTACAAGTCTTGCtatgtaaaattaaatgtactgcAATTTGTTTGGCATCATTGCTGTCATTTAGAGTTGAAACATTTGTAACTCTGAACAAAAATGTCTGAATATTAAAACAATTGAAAACGTAATGTGCTGTGTCCTTACATAGACATGAGCCAATATTTTAAACTAGAATAAAGTGGTATTCAAATTTATTCCAAATAAATGACAGAGCAAACCTTTCCATTTCATTCCACATTACAGATCACTCAgttctgtatttaaattaaaaagtgaTTTCAGACTTGATAAATGGGCCTCTTATGACCTTAAAAACCTCAAAACCTCATCAAGTACTCTCGAACAGTCTTTGAAGAAAAAGTACTTACTTTTATAAATGCCAGCAACAGAAAACAAGAGAAGAAATCCACTCAGAGACATTGCTATATTAATATTGCAGAAACAGCCCCTGGGTTCAGCGCTCCTCTATGGAAGCTGTTGGGGAAGCAGCCTTCTCTGGCAGAGCTGCTGTGaatagcactgcttgtcccccACACAGACCTGCATGGTTCTGCCTGCAAGAGCCAGAGCAGCCAATCAGAAAGGCCCCCCTGACAGGCAGCTAATACACCCAGTTCAGAAGGAAAGAAACTCCAGCTGATCACTTCATCAAAGAGCAAAGAGATGCAACTATAACCGCTGCACTGCATTGCTGAAACAGACCCCCTAGATATATGAAAGAACAGTCCTATGCAAAGACTTCTGTGTTCATTTTAAGCCCCTTTCTCGTTAATGGATTTTGAGACCTCTGTTTTTTAAGATTCCCCATATTAGTGATGGAGCTTTGTGTTACTGATCATCTCTTAGCCTATGTGATATATGTTAATCCTAAAACTTCTGTGATGCTAATAGACCAGTATTGTCAGGCCACCAGTACTCCCCGTGTTTTTGTACTAGCTCTGTGCAACCCACACCGACCCTAATACATAAAGCACCACAAGTATAGTCTTCTGTAACTAGGCACCCTTTACACCTAGGCTCAAATAGCCCCTAAAATTACAATTATATTCTGACAGTAATGTGACAGATATTCATGAAAATAAGCAGGGTTTAGTCTTTAACATTTCTGCCCTTTCTGTCACTGGTTAGAGAGTAGCATTCTGTGCTGTCAAACCTGCCCATGTCTGCCATCCTGTGGTTTTCACTGGAATTGAATGTTTCACAAAATGCTAAATTCTTTTAACTCGTCAAATACAGGCCAGAGTAATCCAGGTGCCTATTTACAGTTCTGTCCAGCCCCTCCTTCCTGGATCCTGAACCAATCTTCTTACCCACTCCTTGCTCTTGAATTAGAGATCGCCACCGCAGCTACCATTAATCACCAGTCTTTGGTGATTAAATGTAGAACCTGTTTCCTGTCACTATAGTAAACAATAAATCATCCAAACATTACACCAGcatttttatttacagttaTTGTTCATTCATTAAATTCGCTGAGGTATTCAACTGACATAGATGACCGACATTCAAAAATATAATTCCAGTTtataagttaaaataaaaaagaacaaagtgcagtaaattaTTGAAGGAAATCAAATACAGTCTTTGATACAGCAACTATAGCAAATCAGGTGCAGGATTGTAATACACTGCTGAACTTTTTTCCATCGTTCAGTTTAGGCACAGAGCCTCCTtctcataaaaaatacatttgtaaaaattACATTACAGGACATTTTAACCAGAGTAATGATAATTACTGGGCTATGTCTTTAAGGGGTTCCCTGGCCAGGCAGATCCGTTGAGAGTGTGAAGCAAGTCGTGAATGGGGAGATGTATGTAGGCCAAGACCCTTTCCAATTATACACCAGTCTGAGAGAAATCTTGTTGGCTTGGATCCTTGTTGTCCTCTCTAGATCTGACTTACAACTTGATCTGATGCAGTTAAGGTGTAAAGTACACTGACTTCCCATCACTCTAGATGAATTCAAGAGTAACATCCCTCAGAAATGCAGGGGGAGGCAAGGGAACCGAAGGCTAGTTTTTCTCTACTTGATAACTGAGCACAAAGGAGTAAGAACAGTCATTAGGATTCTTTTTGATCATGACGTTCAGGTCCGTGCAGCCTTGAGTACTGCAGGATCCAGTCCAATACCCATTAGTGTCTAGACTCAGCTTGTGATCTCTGGCCCCTACTAACACTGCTGCCACATGGGGGATCTTCATCTTGAAGTGCACGGTGCGGTTGGCAGGGAGAACTCCAGCAAGGGGCTCCACCAGCTCATAGTCCTCTTCCCAGGTTGCGTAGGCCAGAGGGAACACAGGCCACATCACCTTGGTATTGGTGCAGGAGATCAGATAATTACAGATGAAACTATAGTGCTTGCTTGGATCAGCCTGAGttttactgtatatattgaGCACGTACAATCCCGCCCTTGGTAGCTGAACCCTAATCTCCAGCCAGTTTCCCTCTCTGGACAAAAACACATGTCGTCTCTTTTCATCCTCGTTCATGGAGAAAGTGGCCGTAGCCAGACAGGCCATGAATTGGACGTTGCGGTCCACTAAGAAGCGAAAGGAGCACTTGCCGTCCTCGGTGTGGATCAGAGGTTGGCGCTGGGATGGCTGGCGAAGGCCTTTGCTTTCGGTCAACCAGCTGGGGCCCACTGGGTTGGTAATGTCAGCTGGCAACCTCATCTCCGTGTTGATGGCCTTGCAGTGGACCTGGTACTCGCACACAAAGCCATACGAGTTTCTGGCTTCAGAATCTTTTCCATAGATCTTTAAGCAATGCTTGCCAGGGGCCTGCGGGTATACGTCCAGCTTCATACCATTTGGTTTGAGCATGATGAGCCCATATTGTGTATTTCCATTCAGGTCATGTATAAACAGCCTGGGGGTAGAACTCTCCACTTCCACTGTCACCTTCCCATTTCCTCCTGCCAAGAGAATTATGGGTAGGAGTTACAGAAAAAGCAGGCTTCTGTTGCAAGGATTACCAACTTGACCAACTTTTTTGTGTCAATATCTCTAAAGAGAACAGGTGAATGCAGTGTGTCTCAGTCCTTCATTTCTAAATCTGTCTGTCACACAAAACGTCACTAGAACAGTCAATCTATTTTTAAGTCCTTTAACCATTTAATTGTCACGTAAAAAAAAGGGGCTGTAAATGGATACCAATATGGCAGTTCCAGGTAATTTGATATGTAAGCAGAAGACTGGTAGGATCCAGGCTATGTTCACTCAAAGTAAATAGCTTACCTGCTTGGATGACAGGTGAATCTGGGGTTATGGAAAGAAGGCCAAGATCATAAAATGTGTTACACTTGTACAGAGCATTTTCAAACTGCCTCAAAGAAACCCGAGGATTCAGTAACTGCCACGTCCCTTCCTTGGGAAAATGATTCCCAATAAAGAGTGCAGGATGAGTCAAGAAGTAAAACTCCTTATACCTGGGAACACAAAGGGCAAAGCATGAGGAGacaacacagcacatttcaTACAAATGAAGTGCACACCATGTGGATCTGAAAATTGTACCAATCCATTTCCACTTTAAGTAATATCAAGTTAAATTTAAGTATAAGGTGAGGTTACCAGAATGAATGTTGAACTGGTCACCTATAAACAACAGtacatttgtatacatgtaCGTACTTAAATGTGAAGTGGTCATCATTGACGTCCCCAGCTCCCCATGTGCTGTCCAGAAGGTGCCACCGGCCCTGCAGTTTAACAGCATTCCAAGCATGGTTTGAATCTCCTTTGAAGCTCATCCCCTGAAAGTAGTTAATGCCCTTGGCATACCCAGATATCACCACACACTCCACTCCTGCGAGACTGAACAACACAACATTTGGGTCAGTGTGCTTCTATATCAGTGTGGTACATCCATAAATGGTACTTCAGAAACAAGAAAAGTAATTTAGCTTTAGCAGAAATACCCAATTCATACAGTAAACAAGGCATGCAGAATATTAAGTCTTTAAGAACACACATAATAGGAAATTCACTAAAGAAAGAGTTAGAAAACAGGGCAGCACGGATAAGCTAAACCCCTCCTGTCATGCAGGTTCTAGGGAGTTCACTGAAGTATGGTTCTTTTATTAGAGGCCAAAGTTGCAGCTACCTGCACATCTTTTGAAAAAGTGCAGAATATCCAGCACACACCCCCTTCCCTGTCCTGAGGATGTCTTCAGGGTCAGTAGACCGGAGATTGGCGTTGTGCAGTCCTTTCACATCATATTCTGTCAAGATATGAGCAAGCAAGGCCAGTAAGTGTTCAGTTGGATTGCACTCTGTCATTTTCAGGATGTTGGTAAGGATTTATGAATTTGTACAGCTGAAGATGTAAGGGTACTGACTGGATTATCACTGCCACTGTTGTTGTCCTATATCTGTCATCTACCTTGAATTTACAAGCATTGTTCATGCCTGAGAGAGTGCCTAAGTCTCCCACCTTCAATCTGCTTTAAGCTCAGCTCATACACATACTGTAGAGACTAATACCATTGCTGTCCCTCAATAACAAACATAAGCTCAATGTATAGCAGGGATGTCCACAATGCTCTGTATACTTTACTGTTGCCTCCAGAGCCTTTCAGATGCACTACATCCCCCAGGGCTGTAAATATCTTCCTGTGCTATTCTCTCTCACCCTGAATGAGCAGCTCTGGAGACTTTAGGCAACACCCCACTGAAGGTACACTAGGATTTATTTATAGCCTAACAGTCTGTGGCTCAAATCCAATGAGCAGAGGGTTGACACTTGGGAGTGGGACCTATGTGAGGTGAGCCAAGGAGGCAGCTGCAGGGGAGATGGTGGCAAGGGAATGGAAAGTGCTGAAAAGAGAAGGCAATGTTTTTGTATCCCAGCATCCTGCAACAGTTTTCAGACTCACCGATGTGGTGTGTGACCCACATCCAGACAGCCCTGAGCTTCTCAATGTCACTGCATGCTTGCTTGAGCAGCTCCTGAACCAAGAGCTCCACGCTGCTCCTGACTTTCATCTATCAAACAGAGCAAATTACACTGAGCCTTCTGCCAAAGGACACCTGGAATCACAAGAGCCAGAAACCAAAGGCCAGAAAGGAAACCAGGAATTGTGACTTAATCCTTTTCATGTTAGTTAGATTAAACAGCTAGAGGTTTTGGTCCAAAATATAGGAGACGGACAAGAACTTTCTAAGTTTACATTGATTcctgaaggaaaaataaataaaacagtatatatataacaatataaataaataaagggagaAAGAACTGCAGTCCAACAACCCTTCTGGACTGCAGTAATTTCCTTCTTCCGACCTGAAGACTTACCGTGGAAGCATAGGCATCAAGCTGTTTAAACTTATTCAGATCTATCCGGAGGGACTTGAGGTTGGACCTGTCCCATGGGTACACTAAAATGAGAAGGAAAGAAACATGCCTGTGATAGTTATCCTGCTAAATGCCTCCAAAATGAACCAGCACACATGCT contains:
- the LOC136753203 gene encoding kyphoscoliosis peptidase, whose product is MAFHERLSTTQRILLALVCFPCLPFYLCYVCCCAKKKDDGKQEDSLERIEEGRQDAVHGHNNGGFDEDRLRNTTTTIDRVTQGTAEAKVRPKTGTPKLSKKSDLGKAEVEVHPKTITPKLPKKSDLGKAGEKTEKQEASYENRGFVDDRNTTQSSKAKEHYVYPWDRSNLKSLRIDLNKFKQLDAYASTMKVRSSVELLVQELLKQACSDIEKLRAVWMWVTHHIEYDVKGLHNANLRSTDPEDILRTGKGVCAGYSALFQKMCSLAGVECVVISGYAKGINYFQGMSFKGDSNHAWNAVKLQGRWHLLDSTWGAGDVNDDHFTFKYKEFYFLTHPALFIGNHFPKEGTWQLLNPRVSLRQFENALYKCNTFYDLGLLSITPDSPVIQAGGNGKVTVEVESSTPRLFIHDLNGNTQYGLIMLKPNGMKLDVYPQAPGKHCLKIYGKDSEARNSYGFVCEYQVHCKAINTEMRLPADITNPVGPSWLTESKGLRQPSQRQPLIHTEDGKCSFRFLVDRNVQFMACLATATFSMNEDEKRRHVFLSREGNWLEIRVQLPRAGLYVLNIYSKTQADPSKHYSFICNYLISCTNTKVMWPVFPLAYATWEEDYELVEPLAGVLPANRTVHFKMKIPHVAAVLVGARDHKLSLDTNGYWTGSCSTQGCTDLNVMIKKNPNDCSYSFVLSYQVEKN